A stretch of DNA from bacterium:
CCATGCGACCATCGCTATTGAGATCACCACACCTGATCACCCGCCGTTCATCGCCCGCCGTTTCGGGAAATGACCACGAAAGCATTGTGGGATGAAAAAGAACTCCCCCGCCGTCGAACAAGCGACTTCGCGCGACTCCCACCCGGTCTCTGAAAAGCGCGGCGATATCCAGCGCACCGTCATTGTCAAAGTCGGCCAGTGCCATTGCGCAGGGAACACTCCCATAACGCAAGTCCTGGCTGAAAATCCAACCGTCAGGCGCGGGAAAAAGTCCGAGCGGCGCTCGCACCCAGAAGCTGAACGCGTAGGGCGGGAGCAGCGATGAGTGAATCGTCACGGTCACCCGGTCCCCCACAAAAAACGGTAGAAACGGGCGCACGCGAACCACGCGATCCTGAACGTCAAGCCATCCGATCCCGTAGGCCGCCTGCCGCCCGTGAATGAAGATGTCGTTTGCGGTAATCCCCGCCGCCGGACCATCAAAGACGATCCACAGGGTATCGGAAGGCAAGAAAAGCTCCGTATTCGGTAATGGATTCGTCCCCTCGATTCCGAGCCCATAGGCCATTCCGCTGAAGGTCAGCAGAAACAGAAATGGAATACACCAACGCATTCTTTCACCTTGTTGGCTCTTGATTCTTGTCGAGGCCGCCATCTTTCGATTCGTCGGTTTTCGATTTTACGCTGTCAGTGACCATGCTACTCGCGGCTTCGGTAAAAGCCGCTCGAGCCGCAATGTCATCTCCAAGCTTCCCGTAGCATGCTCCCAATGCCCGCAGGATCTCGGGATCCGACGGACGCAGCCGCGACGCCTGCTGGTATCGTTGAAGGGCGGATTCGTAATCGCCCGCTTGATAACAACACTCGGCGACGATGATGAGCAGGGAATCGTTTTTCGACTCGCCCGCTTCCAAAGTCCGTTGCAGATGCTCGCGGGCGGGCTGCCAGTCCTGCATGTTGTACAGCAGCAGCCCGATATTTCGCTCCAGAAGTGAATGACGAATGTTGCCTGAGCGCGCGTCCCGGTAGGCGTTCAGCGTCTCGGTTCCTTTGCCGGACTCGGCGAGCGCCTGAGCGCGCAGAGCGAGTGCGTTTGAATGACCCGGTGATTTGGACAATATCGTCTCGCAGGTCGCCACGCAACGATCGTGTTTCCCCATGTGATAATAGGCCGTGGCCAGTCGCTCCAAGAGCGCCACGTCTTCTTTCCACTTGTCGGAAAGACTCTCGAGGTACGTTTGCGCCTGTGGATAATCTTTGAGACGCAGCGCGGCCGCCGCCGCCAGGGATTTGATGCGCTCGCGCGTCTCGACGATATCACGCTTCATTTTTTCATCAATCGCTTCGCTGAAAACGAGCGCCTGACTGAACTCGCGGATGGCGTCCAGATCGCTCTTGTTCTGGAAGGCTTTCACGGCTCCGCGGAGTTGCTCGATGAAGGCCTGTTGAAGATAATACGAGAGCCACGGCCTGAATTCTTGCGACATCGCCAGGGAATGAGTGGCCGCGTCGGCCAGCGCCGGATAGTCCTTTTCGTAGAAGCTACAGGTGGCGAGCAAGGCCCAGCCTTGGGCGTCGCGCGGGCCCACCGACGCCAATTCCCGGCGGGCCAAGTCGTATTGTTCCTGCCGGATGTACCGTTTGGCCAGCGAATATCTCGCACTTCCGCACCCGTCGCAGAGCAAGGCGACGACGAGTCCGACGAATAGGATGCACGCCCGGCCGGCCGGACCGGTGCTTCGTCCGGCGTGAAGAAACACACGCTTCATTATCCGCGTTCCTCAGCCGTTGTTCGGCGCTGAATCACTTGATGAGACATGCAAGGAAAAGGCAGGGAGCTCCATTCATCGCACCAATTGAGGTTGAACCGTAAGAGTTTTGTTTTCCTCGATGGTCAGCACGGTGCGATAGTATCCCGCGCCCTTTTTCTTCACTGTGAGAGTGTACGTGCCGGTTGGCACTTCATGGATGTAGAACGGGCTATTCTCGGGTGGATAGGTTTTCTCGATTGAAACCTCGCCCTTGAGGTAGATCTGCGTCCCGAAACCGTCTTCCAGAGTGATGACCAGCGACCCCGTCTTGCGAGTCAAATCTACCAGCGTGTCAACGAATGCACTTGCTTGAACAAAGATGGTGTCGCTTTTCTCAATGTAGTCTTTCAGAGAGTAATGTATGATGTACTGTCCCGAAAGGACCTTCAGCTTAGACGTGGGGGTTACGAGTCGCCGGCCGATCAACTCGGGGCTGGGGCCGTCCAGGGTCACGGAAGCGCGATGGGGCCAACTGTCAACCCTCAGGTATCCGTAGTATTGGTCCAGCAAGATGTTTGTGACGAACGGTTGGTGAAGATTTGCGGACAGTTCGATAGTCTTGTCACTGTACCTCATTTTACGGAGGCGGACAGAGTGCTGACCGGTCGCGAGCGAATCTTCAATCGGGGTGTTACTCCAATAGGAACCATCCACGAAGACTTCGGCATCCGTGGGAACCGACTCAATTTTCACCTGCCCCATGTGACGGGCAAGACGGCATGTCAGGGCAATCGTCGTGTCCGGAACCATGGTGATGGCTTTCATCAGAGTGTGGTGATCGGGCAACTCCAACCGCAGGCGATGCTGGCCGGGATTCAATTCCATACCGTCAATCGGCGTGGGTCCTTTTTCAACGCCATTCAGAAAGACCATAGCACCCTCCGGCACCGAAGTAACGCGGAGATTGCCGAAACGCGGAATCAACGGATAGGCAGGAAGATCCAACAACCGAGAATCATCGGGCAAACTTCCGGAAGTGGATTCCACATCGAAGCCGAAGGTCATGGGAATATGACGATCCAAGATGAGCGAGACCTGATAGTGCCCTGGGGCTACACCGCTCAGCTCAACGGGAGAAATCCCCACCACGGCATCGTTCATGATTACTTCCGCCCCGGGCGGATCAGAGGCGATCTTCACTATGGCAAGCGCTTCCGGTCGCTCCGCCTTCGACTTCGGAGCGGACCACTCCACGGTTTGTTCGATGCGCCGGCTGGTTTCGCTAAGAGTGATCCAACTTTCCCAACCGCCCCACGATCCCGCGAGCCGGACATGATGAGTACCCAAAGGCGGCTCAAGAAGCGCGTGTCCGGCCGGACAATTCAGGTAGAGCGGGCGACCGTCAATTGCTCCGGTAACGCCCGAGACTCCCTCGGGCAACGACATTCGCAGAAGAATCTGCGGAGGATCCGCGTCGGTTTGCGGGGCAATTCCTTCACTGATTCGGAATTGCTGCACCTGCAACTCCCCGCGTCCCGCCACCGTAATGGGGAACCGAAGCGCTTCAAAACCGTCCGCCACCAGGGTCACCACGTGACGCCCCGTTCCCAGCTCCCAGATGAACACCCCCGGCGTGGAGAAGTCCGAACCCAGCACCGGTCCGGTTGACTGACGCAGAGTAATCCTGGGGATGCTTGATTCGACGACCAAGAGTCCATAGGATGTGCTGGCCACCACGTAGGACTTCATCTCATGGGACGGCAATGGAGAAATCACCAGCGTTCCCAGCCGTTCGATTTCAGAAGCTCGAAGACCCGGAAGAGCCAGCAGAACTTGAAGAAGAAGAGTGACGACGACTCGTTTCAACGATACAGAGGAGGAAATGGCGGATTGAAGAGTGTATCCACTACCGATTGCCAGGCGGTTCCGTACAGGGTACGAAGATTGTCGGTTCGAACAAACGGATAGAGGTGCGCCGCATAGGCCGTCAGCTGAATGGCATTCCCGGACTCCCGATACTCTTCGTGAAGAACGAAAAGATGATGCCGGCTGAGGCCCGTGGCTACAATGATGACGTAGAATTGCATCGCGAAATGCGATGCTTCTTCGTGAAACGAAACCAATCCCGAATACACGAAGTTTCCTCGCGCCAGCCACCGAAGCGCTCCATAAAATCCTGCGGTGGTCGGAAACAGCAATGAGTCCGCGTCCCGTCCGTAGATCACGAGGGTAACGGGGACCGCCTCGCGGCACTCGCGCGGAGCAAAAGCGGAAGGCAGACCCAGCGACCGGTACAGATGAAAACGATTCGTCAACGTTTGAACGGCCGAATGCGACAAAGAAAGTCTCCCTTCCGATCGGACGAGCGTGGAATCATAGACAATTCCCTCGCTCGACTCGCGGAACGGAGAACAGAATTCTACCTCCAATCGGCCGCTGTCTTCGATGGAATACTGATACTGGAGCTCGGTGGAAAAGACTTGCAGATAGGTTGGAAGGCTCGCCCGTATGAAGCAATCGCCCAACGAATCTTCCCATATTCGATACTCATACTCGCGGAAAACGTTCTCGAGTCTTACATCGCACTCTGCATCGGCGGTCACGTTAAGCGGATGATCTCGCTGTTCCCGGAGCCACGTTGCGAGGTCTCGGTTGGCATCGTAGAGATCGTACTCTTGGTCAACGAATTGTGCCGGGCATGAAATACACGCCGCCAGCAGCCCGACAAACGCGCAATATAGAACCGCTGAACTGATCCTGACCTCGTCCTTCGATCGAGCTACTGCTTGTTTTCGCTGCCTTCAGGCAATCCGACTTTATTGGTATCGGTGGACGCATCGGACGCCCCCACAATGATGAAGTCCCCCAGGCTGATGACACTGCCGTCCTCGAATTTCACGGGCTGCCAACTTCTCACGTGAACGAGCGGATTTCTTTCATCGGAGAAGTCAAACATCAGGAACAGGTAGCCATGGTCGGAGTAATTTGAAGATTTCCACGACTGCTCCAAGTTGACTCCGAATATCCGGGGATTGAGATGATGTTGAAGCACGCCGACTTCTTCGAACTCGACGGATATATATTCATTGGCCGTGAAGGCGCGACTCAGCTGCTCAACGTATTGCTTCTTGCTTCGGCGAACGAACTGTATCTGTTCGCCGGTCAGGGAAGTGCGTGTCAGAAAATCGTCTCCTTTCGGAGCGTCTTTCACGACGCGACCGACGATAATCAAGGCGCTGTCGCTGTAGACCTTCGTGATGTAGTCGAGGTCTTTGCGATTGTAGGCCGTTCGGAATACTTCCAGAAAGTTGTAGATCTTGTTGTAGGCGATCGCATCCTCCAAATCACGTCCTTCACGAATGATTTCCGGATACAGGTGCGATTCAAGGGCAAATCTCACGTCATCAATGATTCCTTGCCGCGAGAAAGTGAAGATGAGGTGTTGAATTTTGTGTTTGGGTTCCGCCTGCGAACCCAGTTCGACCCGAATATCTCTCACCTCATATTCTCCATCGGGGTCTTCCAAGAGATTGGTCTTGTAGAGCACTTCGGTCGGCCGGCACGCCGTATTGCGTGCGAGTTGTTTGGCAGCCTGAAGGCCATCCGTGGAAAAGAAGCGGGAAAGCTCTTCCAGCTCGCCACCGTTCCAAGCCGTCAGAACTTGGGACAAACGATCTTCCAGAGCACGAAGAAACGTTTCGGACGCCGTCCCGGAAAGCTTGACTTCAACCGGGGTTGCCATCGCACGCGGCACCACTGTGAGAAGGCATAATATCCATGGCATGATCCACAGGAAACCGCGCGCAATACGTATTGACATCGGAAGGGAACAGCCGATCATTTCCTGATCTCCTTGGACTACTTGTTACCTACCTGCCGGGCGGTGAAAGCCAATGGGTTATCGTTTGCCGCCGGTTCTCGCAGAAGAAGCTCGAAACCAAAGGCCTCTTTTTCCGCGCAGATCATCAAGCCGATATGTTTTTCCGGAGAGCCGGCTCATGAACACATCGCCGTCATAACGAACGAGATCCTTAAGTTCATCCCCTTCGAAAAAGGCCCCATGCGATCCGGTCTGAATAGACTTCGTCTTCTCCATTACGCCGATCTCAATGAATTGGCTGAGCGTCCGGCTGAAGTCTTTGAAGGATCTCTTCGTCTTGAGCACGTTCACTCCATCATCGAAAGTGAGCGCGGATCGTACCCCTCCGCCAGAAACAGAATCTGAGACTGCGATTGTGTCTGGGGATTGAGGACTCGGGTGGGATTGAGAAGAAAGTGCCGACGGGGGAATTTCAAGGCCTGTATGAGGGTGAACCGAGGGAGTTGAAGACGAATCCGGTTCATCCTGATCTCGACGTGCCGACGACGAGGTCGCTTCGACCGACGGCTCGCGCACACTATCGGAAGAATATCCGTCGTCGTAGTCATCCTGCTTGCCTGCTTGCCGTTGAGCAGCCCGCTCATCTGAAGGTGATTCCGGTGAGGAGCGCATCGTAAGGATTGCCACTACACAGATGAGTGCGGCTACAAACAGGACAACCGTCAGCGCCAGCAACCGATTGCCCTTTCGCCTTCTATGAGCGGCACTGCCACCCATTCGGGATGAATGCGGAATTGACGGCCTTGACGGTCCGGCAGATGAGTCCGCCGAATCCTCCTTGATTGTCATGGCTGGCCCTCATTCGAGACTTTCTCGGAACCGGCAGGGAAGGATTCTAATCCGTGGCTGTGAAAAACAGCCTTCTGGGAGAGGCTAAAGTGAAGGTAGCTTTCGAGTGAGAAGTGACGGAACCGACCGTAGACTAAGGAAAAGGAATTCGAGGCCGGACTTTGCTGATTATTATTCAACAACTTGCACTTTTGGTATGATGTCCGCATAGTGCATGGTAATATGGTGTCATATCTCATAATTAAATACTTTCCACCGAAAAATCAAGCGGTCGCCTTGTCAGGCAGTTCACATCTGGATTGACCCAGTGGATGTAAATGGGCCGTGATTCTCGTCACGGGATGTCACCGGCTCCGGGAAGCACTTCCGGGGACCAATTCGAAGGCAAACCGCTTGGCACTCGATGAGTGTGACATTCTTAGGAAAGAAGTGTGTCGAGAAGCGTGCAACGGAAACAGGGCAAGAAGCAGGCGATGTCGAAGAAGCGGGATTCAGCAAACTGACAAACCCCGCCCTTTTCGGCAGGATTTGTTTTGGCGCATTATAGGTTGTCGCTGGATTCAGAGCGATTAATACGGTAGGATCCGGACGGCATTAGGATCGGCGAGTTGTTCCCGCTACGCGGCAATCTCCAGTTTTTCGAGCATGGCGGTGGGGCGAATCTTGTGGCGGTCGAGTCCGACTTCCTGAGGGGAAAGACCCTGGGCGAGGCCGAGAAGCTGGAAGTAGTAGACGGGCGGAACCATTTGCTGATCCTCGGCCGAGTCTTTGTACTTGCGGGCGATCAGCACCTGGCCGAGATCAAAGGACGAGAAACAGGACGGACAAATCATGCCCATGCAATCGGCCTCCATCTTCCGCACGGAATTGAGCACGCAACGCGTCATGTCCTCGCGCAGCGAATCGCTGTGACAGGCTTTTCCGCAACACAGATACCATTCGCTGTGCCGACAGGTGGTGCCGCCGATCGCTCGAATCAGCTTGTCCATCACGCGGGGATCGTCGGGATCGTCTACGTTCATGAAGCGTTGCGGTTTGAGCAGATGACAACCGTAGTGAATCGCGACCATCAGGCCTTTGAGCGGTTTGCGGATCGTCTCGGCGATTCGTTCCATACCGACGTCGTCGCGCAGCACCGTGACGATGTGGCTGACTCTTACCGTTCCCTGGTATTCCTTTCCCGCCTTGGCCAGCCGCTGGTTGACACGATTGCGAAGATCTTGGTCTTCATTTAAGAGAAAAGCGGCTTCGGAGAGAGTCTCGGTGCAGCCTGAGCAAATCGTGAAAATATTGAGTCCGGCCTGCTCGGCCACACAGAGATTCCGCGCGGCGATCAGCAGCCAGCCGAAGTTGTCGGTGGCTTTGTAATGAATGGGATCGGGACAACACGTGAAGCCGGGCAGATCCACGATGTCAATACCGAGCGGCGGCAACGTCTTGCGGATCGCCGTCTCCATGAACGGATACTTGACGGGAATCAGACAGCCGGGAAAAAACGCGAACTTCACGAGCCGGACTCCTCTTCCTGCTGCGGAAGTATTTTCTTCAGATCGGATACGTCCAACTCTTCCAGCGGCGGGAGTCCCAGGTCCTGGCGCATCCGGTTGATAGACGGCATGACCGGGACGCTGCGACCGGTTTCCCGCACTCGCTTGGACACCTCCACGATTTCGCCTGAGATATGTCCCTGCTTCACGCAGAGGTTTTTCAGCGCAATAATCACTTCGACCGGACGCACGTCCTGCGGACAGCGTTCGTAACAGTTGTAGCAGTTCGAGCACAGCCAGATGACCGATTCGGGCTGCAGCAGGTCGTCGAGATCGCCGAGCAGTGCCTGAAGCATGATCGTGCGCGGATTAAACGTGCCGTGAAATCTCGCCGTCGGGCAGTCTCCCACGCACGCGCCGCACTGATAACAATAACCAACGTGCCCCGCGCCCAAGACGCTTTCCAGTTCGCGACGGCGCGCAAAGTCTACTTGTATTTCGCCGTTCCGGGCCATATCATCCTCTTAGGCGGCGGCTTCCGCCTCTGCTTTTACCGTCTTCGACTCCGGCTGGAGACGGCGGATGCTGTTGCTCTTGCACTCGGAGAGCGGACACGACCATTCGGTCAGTTCGGCGCTGGGGCTGAACTTCTGAGCGTACAGATGTCCACAACTCATGCACTGGAACCAGCTCTCGCTGTCGGGCAGCGGGGCAAGTTCGGGCTTTTCCAGCGGACGCGGCGGTTTCAAGCCGACCATCGCCTCCTTTTTCTCGGGACCTTTCAGTTTCTGCGCTTCCAGCACTTTCATAGTGTAGTCAACTTCTTCCGCCGTGACCTGCTTCCGCATCACGTCCAGTTTACGCATCACGCTCGCGAATTTTTGTCCTTCGGCGGCGCTGATCCATTCCAGTTGCAGACGTTCAGGGCGGATATCCAGTTTCTCGAGCCGGTCCCACAGCCGGAGCACACGGCGGACGGTGGCGCGATTGGCATTGATGTAGTGACAGTCTGCGAAGTGACAGCCGGACACGAGCACCATCGGCGCGCCGCGCAGGAAAGCGTGCTCGACGAATTCCTCGCTCACGCGCGCGCTGCACATGGTACGGATCAGTCGAGTATGCACGGGATACTGCAAGCGCGAGATGCCGGCGAAGTCGCCGCCCGCGTAGCTGCACCAGTTGCAGGCAAACGTCACCAGTTTGTCCATCGCG
This window harbors:
- a CDS encoding PEGA domain-containing protein codes for the protein MKRVVVTLLLQVLLALPGLRASEIERLGTLVISPLPSHEMKSYVVASTSYGLLVVESSIPRITLRQSTGPVLGSDFSTPGVFIWELGTGRHVVTLVADGFEALRFPITVAGRGELQVQQFRISEGIAPQTDADPPQILLRMSLPEGVSGVTGAIDGRPLYLNCPAGHALLEPPLGTHHVRLAGSWGGWESWITLSETSRRIEQTVEWSAPKSKAERPEALAIVKIASDPPGAEVIMNDAVVGISPVELSGVAPGHYQVSLILDRHIPMTFGFDVESTSGSLPDDSRLLDLPAYPLIPRFGNLRVTSVPEGAMVFLNGVEKGPTPIDGMELNPGQHRLRLELPDHHTLMKAITMVPDTTIALTCRLARHMGQVKIESVPTDAEVFVDGSYWSNTPIEDSLATGQHSVRLRKMRYSDKTIELSANLHQPFVTNILLDQYYGYLRVDSWPHRASVTLDGPSPELIGRRLVTPTSKLKVLSGQYIIHYSLKDYIEKSDTIFVQASAFVDTLVDLTRKTGSLVITLEDGFGTQIYLKGEVSIEKTYPPENSPFYIHEVPTGTYTLTVKKKGAGYYRTVLTIEENKTLTVQPQLVR
- a CDS encoding 4Fe-4S dicluster domain-containing protein, encoding MARNGEIQVDFARRRELESVLGAGHVGYCYQCGACVGDCPTARFHGTFNPRTIMLQALLGDLDDLLQPESVIWLCSNCYNCYERCPQDVRPVEVIIALKNLCVKQGHISGEIVEVSKRVRETGRSVPVMPSINRMRQDLGLPPLEELDVSDLKKILPQQEEESGS
- a CDS encoding tetratricopeptide repeat protein, whose protein sequence is MKRVFLHAGRSTGPAGRACILFVGLVVALLCDGCGSARYSLAKRYIRQEQYDLARRELASVGPRDAQGWALLATCSFYEKDYPALADAATHSLAMSQEFRPWLSYYLQQAFIEQLRGAVKAFQNKSDLDAIREFSQALVFSEAIDEKMKRDIVETRERIKSLAAAAALRLKDYPQAQTYLESLSDKWKEDVALLERLATAYYHMGKHDRCVATCETILSKSPGHSNALALRAQALAESGKGTETLNAYRDARSGNIRHSLLERNIGLLLYNMQDWQPAREHLQRTLEAGESKNDSLLIIVAECCYQAGDYESALQRYQQASRLRPSDPEILRALGACYGKLGDDIAARAAFTEAASSMVTDSVKSKTDESKDGGLDKNQEPTR
- a CDS encoding CoB--CoM heterodisulfide reductase iron-sulfur subunit B family protein; translation: MKFAFFPGCLIPVKYPFMETAIRKTLPPLGIDIVDLPGFTCCPDPIHYKATDNFGWLLIAARNLCVAEQAGLNIFTICSGCTETLSEAAFLLNEDQDLRNRVNQRLAKAGKEYQGTVRVSHIVTVLRDDVGMERIAETIRKPLKGLMVAIHYGCHLLKPQRFMNVDDPDDPRVMDKLIRAIGGTTCRHSEWYLCCGKACHSDSLREDMTRCVLNSVRKMEADCMGMICPSCFSSFDLGQVLIARKYKDSAEDQQMVPPVYYFQLLGLAQGLSPQEVGLDRHKIRPTAMLEKLEIAA